The Lottiidibacillus patelloidae genome window below encodes:
- the hpf gene encoding ribosome hibernation-promoting factor, HPF/YfiA family, with protein MIYNIRGENITVTPALHEYVEKKVGKLEKYFDSPNSDVHVKLKVYNDEQQIEVTIPMPNLLLRAEETHEDMYAAIDLVVSKLERQIRKHKTKINRKFRQPTDTKYLFATVGKDENIDEDIEVVRTKRFNLKPMDSEEAILQMDMLGHSFFVYTNAETGNTNVVYRRKDGRYGLIEPN; from the coding sequence ATGATCTATAACATTCGTGGTGAAAACATAACCGTAACTCCAGCTCTTCATGAGTACGTGGAAAAAAAGGTAGGTAAGCTTGAAAAGTATTTTGATAGCCCTAACTCAGATGTCCATGTAAAACTAAAGGTTTATAATGATGAGCAGCAAATTGAAGTAACAATCCCGATGCCAAACTTATTGCTTCGTGCAGAAGAAACGCATGAGGATATGTACGCGGCTATCGATCTTGTCGTCAGTAAGCTTGAACGACAAATTCGCAAACATAAAACAAAGATTAACAGAAAATTTCGTCAGCCAACTGACACAAAATACTTATTTGCAACAGTAGGAAAAGACGAAAACATTGATGAAGATATCGAGGTTGTTCGTACAAAGCGTTTTAATCTAAAACCGATGGACTCAGAAGAGGCTATTTTACAAATGGATATGTTAGGCCACAGTTTCTTTGTTTATACGAATGCTGAAACTGGTAACACAAACGTTGTGTACCGTCGAAAAGACGGCAGATATGGATTAATTGAGCCGAACTAA
- a CDS encoding c-type cytochrome, with amino-acid sequence MKKWYILLFSFALILSGCGGKEEVIDEAPADGQDGTAGTVDIASAEEIYQNSACIGCHGANLGGGAGPSLKEIGSRKTKAEILSIIHNGQGSMAGGLLQGEDAEIVAAWLATMK; translated from the coding sequence ATGAAAAAATGGTACATTCTGTTGTTTAGTTTTGCCCTTATTCTGTCAGGTTGTGGTGGAAAAGAGGAAGTAATCGACGAAGCACCAGCTGATGGACAAGATGGAACGGCTGGAACGGTAGATATAGCTAGTGCGGAAGAAATTTATCAAAATTCCGCATGTATTGGCTGTCATGGTGCAAACCTTGGTGGCGGCGCTGGTCCTTCTTTAAAAGAAATAGGAAGCCGCAAAACGAAAGCTGAAATTTTATCAATAATTCATAACGGACAAGGGTCAATGGCCGGTGGGTTGTTACAAGGGGAAGATGCGGAAATTGTTGCAGCATGGCTTGCTACAATGAAGTAA
- a CDS encoding S41 family peptidase has protein sequence MNVKAKIIALVIAVSLVTGTAGLALGLMISGDNQPNIPFTDGTGKTNDDEQDGNGKITEEQISEVEKIARVFQMISDRYVLEVSKDDLIEGAIQGMVDKLDDPYTSYMDEDEAAQFVESLSSSFEGIGAEVSMVNGKIKIVLPFKGSPAEKAGLKPGDQIVSIDGESVEGLSLTEAVLKIRGKKGTDVKLGIVRQGVKDPISIVVTRDTIPLITVNASSVEKNGKKVGILEITSFSANTAAEFKKELKKLEDEGITGLIIDVRGNPGGYLNAVKEMLYELIPSDKPIFQIETRDGERDQAFTTLKDKKPYPIIGLIDGRSASASEILAGALKEAGGYEIIGQNSFGKGTVQQALEVGDGSQLKMTLYKWLTPDGNWIHKTGIEPTIEVKQPEFFQTSRIFIEEKLTYDMYNDQVKSAQEMLKGLGFDPGRTDGYFSEKTVLAVKAFQEMNNLEPTGDITVATAGVLEEEIIERIRNPQYDYQLQAAIQLITK, from the coding sequence ATGAATGTTAAAGCTAAAATTATTGCGTTAGTTATAGCTGTATCGTTAGTAACTGGTACTGCCGGATTAGCATTAGGGTTAATGATATCAGGTGACAATCAGCCTAACATTCCATTTACTGATGGGACAGGTAAAACGAACGACGATGAACAAGACGGAAATGGCAAGATAACAGAGGAGCAAATTTCAGAGGTTGAAAAAATTGCCCGAGTTTTTCAAATGATTTCAGACAGATATGTCCTGGAAGTTTCTAAGGATGACCTCATTGAAGGGGCAATTCAAGGAATGGTCGATAAGTTAGATGATCCATATACTTCCTATATGGACGAAGATGAAGCGGCACAATTTGTAGAATCACTTAGCTCTTCATTTGAAGGTATCGGTGCAGAAGTAAGTATGGTCAACGGTAAGATAAAAATTGTCCTGCCATTTAAAGGTTCACCTGCTGAAAAGGCTGGATTAAAACCTGGTGACCAAATTGTCTCAATAGACGGTGAAAGTGTTGAAGGCTTAAGTTTAACGGAAGCTGTCTTAAAGATTCGTGGAAAAAAAGGAACAGATGTCAAATTAGGGATTGTTCGCCAAGGTGTGAAAGATCCAATTTCTATCGTTGTAACACGTGATACGATTCCGCTTATCACTGTAAACGCAAGTTCGGTGGAAAAAAACGGAAAAAAAGTCGGTATTCTAGAAATTACTTCATTTTCAGCAAATACAGCAGCGGAGTTTAAGAAAGAACTGAAAAAACTGGAGGATGAAGGAATAACGGGGTTAATTATTGATGTTCGTGGAAATCCTGGTGGCTATTTAAATGCGGTAAAAGAGATGCTTTATGAACTTATTCCTAGCGATAAACCAATCTTCCAAATTGAAACGCGTGATGGTGAACGAGATCAAGCCTTCACAACATTAAAAGACAAAAAGCCATATCCTATCATTGGATTAATCGATGGACGTAGTGCATCCGCATCAGAGATTTTGGCAGGTGCTTTAAAAGAAGCTGGAGGATATGAAATAATCGGTCAAAACTCTTTCGGTAAAGGTACCGTTCAACAAGCATTAGAAGTCGGTGACGGCAGTCAATTAAAGATGACATTATATAAATGGCTAACACCTGATGGAAATTGGATTCATAAGACTGGTATTGAGCCAACGATAGAAGTAAAGCAACCTGAATTCTTCCAAACAAGTCGTATTTTTATTGAAGAGAAGTTAACGTACGATATGTATAATGACCAAGTAAAAAGCGCACAAGAAATGCTAAAAGGATTAGGATTTGATCCAGGTAGAACAGATGGCTATTTCAGTGAAAAAACAGTTTTAGCTGTAAAAGCATTCCAAGAAATGAATAACCTTGAACCAACTGGTGATATTACAGTGGCAACAGCAGGAGTTCTTGAAGAAGAGATCATTGAACGCATTCGTAATCCGCAATACGATTATCAATTACAAGCAGCAATTCAACTTATTACAAAATAG
- a CDS encoding GNAT family N-acetyltransferase: MKEFPIIETERLLLRKIEQHDAHAIYSYFSDDDVTRNYGMSTFTTIEQAEKLILAFDMMTLENKGIRWGIVRKDTNELIGSGGFHNVSGPYKRCEIGYEIAKKHWRQGFATEALHAMLSYGFMTYNRIGAIVLPENNASSLLLEKNGFMREGLLRNYIIQDGVARNGYMYSILKEEWVI; the protein is encoded by the coding sequence TTGAAAGAGTTTCCTATCATCGAAACGGAGCGATTACTTCTCAGAAAAATTGAACAACATGATGCACATGCTATTTATTCTTATTTTTCTGATGATGATGTCACAAGAAATTACGGAATGAGTACATTTACAACTATCGAACAAGCTGAAAAACTAATTTTAGCTTTTGATATGATGACTTTAGAAAACAAAGGGATTCGCTGGGGAATCGTTCGTAAAGATACAAATGAATTAATTGGATCAGGTGGTTTCCACAATGTATCCGGTCCTTATAAACGATGTGAGATAGGCTATGAAATTGCAAAAAAACATTGGCGACAAGGCTTTGCGACAGAAGCATTACACGCAATGCTATCGTATGGATTTATGACTTATAATCGTATTGGGGCAATTGTCTTACCTGAGAACAATGCATCTTCCTTGTTACTTGAGAAAAACGGCTTTATGAGAGAAGGTCTATTAAGAAATTACATCATACAAGATGGTGTCGCACGGAATGGATATATGTACTCAATATTAAAAGAGGAATGGGTGATTTAG
- a CDS encoding cold shock domain-containing protein: MQGKVKWFNSEKGFGFIEREDGEDVFVHFSAIQMDGYKALEEGQDVEFDIVDGDRGPQAANVTKL, translated from the coding sequence ATGCAAGGTAAAGTAAAATGGTTTAACAGTGAAAAAGGTTTTGGATTTATTGAACGTGAAGACGGAGAAGATGTATTCGTACACTTCTCAGCAATACAAATGGATGGCTATAAAGCATTAGAAGAAGGCCAAGATGTAGAATTTGATATTGTTGATGGCGATCGTGGACCACAAGCTGCTAACGTAACTAAGCTTTAA
- a CDS encoding DUF3931 domain-containing protein, translated as MSNDKKKPTVISFDGKKKQKKTGATIEVDGEKVDLGSFVLSGEDTDGKRVVYTWNCSPDEMCAFTKTMEVLVTNRLSELMDLK; from the coding sequence ATGTCAAATGATAAAAAGAAACCTACCGTCATTTCTTTTGATGGAAAGAAAAAGCAAAAGAAAACAGGTGCTACAATTGAGGTGGACGGTGAAAAAGTAGACTTAGGTTCGTTTGTTTTATCTGGGGAAGATACAGATGGGAAACGAGTAGTTTATACGTGGAATTGTTCTCCAGATGAAATGTGTGCGTTTACTAAGACGATGGAAGTCTTAGTGACAAATCGATTAAGTGAACTGATGGACTTAAAATAA
- the secA gene encoding preprotein translocase subunit SecA — protein sequence MLGLLKKFMDTNEREIKRLQKIVDKIEALETDISKLSDDGIKQKTEEFKKRIADGEELDAILPEAFAVVREASKRVLKMRPYPVQLVGAISLHEGNISEMKTGEGKTLTATMPVYLNALTGKGVHVITVNEYLASRDAEEMGELYNFLGLTVGLNLNSMSRQEKKEAYAADITYGTNNEFGFDYLRDNMVLYKEQMVQRELHYAIVDEVDSILIDEARTPLIISGTAEKSAQLYHDADRFVRTLTRDTHFTYDEKTKSVLLTEEGISKAEQSFKIENLFDVNNVTINHHINQALRAHHTMQRDVDYVVQEDEGVVIVDSFTGRLMKGRKYSDGLHQAIEAKEGLAIQNESKTLATITFQNYFRMYDKLSGMTGTAKTEEEEFQNIYNMNVLVIPTNLPIAREDKPDLIYKTMEGKFKALIKQINERHKKGQPILVGTVDIETSEYLSSLLKKSGIKHNVLNAKQHEKEADIIANAGQKGAVTIATNMAGRGTDIKLGDGVKDLGGLCVFATERHESRRIDNQLRGRSGRQGDPGFSQFYISMEDELMRRFGSENMRSLMDRLGMDDEQPIESKLVTRAVESAQKRVEGNNFDARKQLLQYDDVLRQQREVIYNQRKVILEAENLRSHIEGMIQGTVERSVTAHTPPNSVPEEWDIKAIAEYATATYLDEGDVTEQDLRGKEPEEMIELLYKKAIANYDEREEMFETDRLREFEKVIVLRAVDRKWMDHIDSMDQLRQGIHLRAYGQINPLREYQMEGFAMFEEMIASIEEEAAIYINKAKMAGNIEREQVAQGRAVRPVSGKEEKRKPFVKKITVGRNDPCPCGSGKKYKNCCAK from the coding sequence ATGCTGGGATTACTAAAAAAATTCATGGATACGAATGAACGCGAAATAAAGAGATTGCAAAAGATAGTCGATAAAATTGAGGCATTAGAAACGGATATTTCAAAGTTATCTGATGATGGAATTAAACAAAAAACAGAAGAGTTCAAAAAACGCATTGCAGATGGTGAAGAACTTGATGCAATCTTACCTGAAGCTTTTGCTGTTGTAAGAGAGGCATCGAAGCGTGTCCTTAAAATGCGCCCGTATCCAGTGCAATTAGTTGGAGCTATTTCATTACATGAAGGTAATATTTCAGAGATGAAAACAGGGGAAGGTAAAACGTTAACTGCAACAATGCCTGTTTATTTAAACGCATTAACGGGTAAAGGTGTTCATGTTATTACCGTAAACGAATACTTAGCTAGTCGTGATGCAGAGGAAATGGGTGAACTCTACAATTTCCTTGGCTTAACTGTAGGCTTAAACTTAAACTCTATGTCCCGTCAAGAAAAGAAAGAAGCGTATGCAGCAGATATTACATACGGTACAAATAATGAATTTGGCTTTGACTACTTACGAGACAATATGGTCCTATACAAAGAACAAATGGTACAACGTGAATTGCATTATGCGATTGTCGATGAGGTAGACTCTATCTTAATAGATGAAGCTCGTACACCATTAATCATTTCAGGTACTGCTGAAAAATCTGCACAACTTTACCACGATGCAGATCGCTTCGTTCGTACATTAACACGTGACACTCATTTTACTTACGATGAAAAAACGAAGAGTGTTCTATTAACAGAAGAAGGTATTTCAAAAGCAGAGCAATCGTTTAAAATTGAAAACTTGTTTGATGTAAACAATGTAACAATTAACCATCATATTAACCAAGCGTTACGCGCGCACCACACAATGCAACGTGATGTAGATTACGTTGTGCAAGAAGATGAAGGTGTAGTAATTGTCGACTCCTTTACGGGCCGATTAATGAAAGGTCGAAAATATAGCGATGGGCTTCATCAAGCGATTGAAGCAAAAGAAGGTCTCGCAATACAAAATGAAAGTAAAACTTTAGCAACAATAACGTTCCAAAACTACTTCCGTATGTATGATAAATTATCTGGTATGACTGGTACTGCAAAAACGGAAGAAGAAGAATTCCAAAACATATATAATATGAATGTTTTAGTTATTCCAACGAATTTACCAATTGCTCGTGAAGACAAGCCAGACTTAATATACAAAACGATGGAAGGTAAGTTTAAAGCACTAATTAAGCAAATAAATGAACGTCATAAAAAAGGCCAACCAATTCTTGTAGGTACGGTTGATATTGAAACATCCGAATACTTATCTAGTTTACTAAAAAAGAGTGGCATTAAACATAATGTCTTAAACGCAAAACAGCACGAAAAAGAAGCTGATATTATTGCTAATGCTGGTCAAAAAGGTGCAGTTACTATTGCGACAAACATGGCTGGTCGTGGTACAGATATTAAACTAGGCGATGGCGTTAAAGACCTTGGTGGACTTTGTGTATTTGCGACAGAGCGTCATGAATCACGTCGTATTGATAATCAGCTTCGTGGTCGTTCTGGTCGTCAAGGTGACCCAGGATTTTCTCAATTCTACATTTCGATGGAAGATGAATTAATGCGTCGTTTTGGTTCTGAGAATATGCGCAGTTTAATGGATCGCTTAGGAATGGATGACGAGCAACCAATTGAAAGTAAGTTAGTTACTCGTGCTGTTGAATCAGCGCAAAAACGAGTAGAAGGTAATAACTTTGATGCTCGTAAACAATTACTTCAATATGATGACGTTCTTCGTCAACAACGTGAAGTTATCTATAATCAACGTAAAGTTATTCTAGAAGCGGAAAACTTACGTAGCCACATCGAAGGAATGATTCAAGGTACAGTTGAACGAAGTGTAACAGCACATACACCACCAAATTCAGTTCCAGAAGAATGGGATATTAAAGCTATTGCAGAATATGCAACGGCAACTTACCTCGATGAAGGTGATGTAACAGAGCAAGACTTACGTGGTAAAGAACCGGAAGAAATGATTGAATTATTATATAAGAAAGCAATTGCGAACTACGATGAGCGAGAAGAAATGTTTGAGACAGACCGTTTACGAGAGTTTGAAAAAGTAATCGTACTCCGTGCGGTTGACCGCAAATGGATGGATCATATTGATTCAATGGATCAATTACGCCAAGGAATTCACCTTCGTGCGTATGGACAAATTAATCCACTACGCGAATATCAAATGGAAGGTTTCGCAATGTTTGAAGAAATGATTGCTTCAATTGAAGAAGAAGCGGCAATTTACATCAATAAGGCGAAAATGGCCGGTAATATTGAACGTGAACAAGTAGCACAAGGAAGAGCTGTACGTCCTGTAAGTGGAAAAGAAGAAAAGCGGAAGCCGTTTGTTAAAAAGATAACAGTAGGTCGTAATGATCCTTGCCCATGTGGAAGTGGGAAAAAATATAAAAACTGCTGTGCAAAATAA
- a CDS encoding DoxX family protein, translated as MFVTFLRKNRFMPLIFLILRFYLGWAWLTAGWGKVTGEFNAEGYLKGAVKKASGEHPSVQGWWADFLSSFAIPNVELFNFLVPWGELLVGIALLLGSFTTFAALMGAVMNFAFLFSGTISTNPQMVLITVFLLVAGANAGKIGLDRWLLPLVDNTWNRILNRKDRRKSDFPM; from the coding sequence ATGTTTGTAACATTTTTAAGAAAAAATCGTTTTATGCCATTAATATTTTTAATTTTACGATTTTACCTCGGGTGGGCTTGGTTAACTGCTGGATGGGGGAAAGTAACTGGTGAATTTAATGCGGAAGGGTATTTAAAAGGAGCAGTGAAGAAAGCAAGTGGTGAACACCCATCTGTACAAGGATGGTGGGCTGACTTCTTATCGAGCTTCGCGATTCCAAATGTAGAGTTGTTTAACTTTTTAGTACCGTGGGGTGAACTACTAGTAGGAATTGCGTTACTATTAGGATCTTTCACAACCTTTGCAGCATTAATGGGAGCAGTAATGAACTTCGCTTTTCTGTTTTCTGGAACAATTAGCACAAACCCACAAATGGTATTAATCACAGTCTTTTTACTAGTAGCAGGGGCTAATGCTGGAAAGATTGGATTGGACCGCTGGTTGCTTCCACTGGTTGATAACACGTGGAATAGAATATTAAATAGAAAAGATAGAAGAAAATCCGACTTTCCAATGTGA
- a CDS encoding cell wall-binding repeat-containing protein yields MKNTKFIKFIFSFLLVVTLLLPTTSYAYPPQVNQLSYVALGDSLAAGYTPYQSIDKGYPDYVKEALYNLGYEVTLNKDFAVGGYTTANVLADMQVPDVQPAISQADIITISAGGNDLLSQLEITQTGVTLDPTKVPSILNNIATNLTGIVTSIKTLNPDAQIYLMGYFNAMPYLPVEQQQQLLPILEQINGIIEAVALQSGSTFVPTFDVIAENTLEYLPNPQDVHLSLTGYQAIAGEFIQAMVANLPALEKISNRVFGSDRYETSAAISSSGWPTADTVIIASGEDFADGLSGAPLSYKLDAPLLLTQSHTLPTVIKNEIIRLGASNAIILGGNVAVSDDVFNQLEDLELNVRRIAGANRYETAANIALEIGSNADSAILINGEAFADGTAVASFAAQLGYPILFTKKDILPVETSNIIDGLTNIIAVGGTDVISDELLGQLPNKTRIDGKNRFDTAIEVIKHFGYEKHTAYVANGFGFADALTGSVLAAKHDSPIILVSSSSIPEEVSNYLSQKIITEYIFFGGSSAIEDSLLIDILQ; encoded by the coding sequence ATGAAAAATACTAAATTTATTAAGTTCATTTTTAGCTTTTTATTGGTAGTTACTTTATTACTACCAACTACATCTTATGCCTATCCACCACAAGTTAATCAATTAAGTTATGTTGCATTAGGAGATTCATTAGCTGCCGGCTATACACCTTATCAATCGATAGATAAGGGATACCCAGACTATGTCAAAGAGGCTCTTTATAATCTCGGGTATGAAGTAACCTTAAACAAGGATTTCGCTGTAGGTGGGTATACGACAGCAAATGTTCTAGCTGATATGCAAGTACCTGACGTCCAACCAGCAATCTCACAAGCTGATATTATTACTATTAGTGCTGGAGGAAATGACCTTCTAAGTCAATTAGAAATTACTCAAACTGGAGTAACATTGGACCCTACTAAGGTCCCTTCAATTCTTAATAATATTGCGACTAACTTAACTGGAATTGTAACTTCTATTAAAACATTAAACCCAGATGCACAAATTTATTTAATGGGTTACTTCAATGCTATGCCTTATTTACCAGTTGAACAGCAACAACAGCTTTTACCAATACTCGAACAAATAAATGGTATTATAGAAGCTGTTGCATTACAAAGCGGATCTACTTTTGTTCCTACTTTTGATGTAATTGCTGAAAATACTCTTGAATATTTACCAAATCCACAAGATGTACATCTTAGCTTAACGGGATACCAAGCAATTGCAGGTGAATTTATTCAAGCAATGGTGGCAAACCTACCTGCTTTAGAGAAAATTTCTAATAGAGTTTTTGGTAGCGATAGATACGAAACTTCAGCTGCTATATCATCTTCAGGATGGCCAACTGCTGATACAGTAATCATTGCTAGTGGTGAAGATTTTGCAGATGGCTTAAGTGGTGCTCCACTATCATATAAATTGGATGCCCCTTTACTGTTAACTCAGTCTCATACATTACCAACTGTAATCAAAAACGAAATCATTAGATTAGGAGCTTCAAACGCAATCATCTTGGGAGGAAATGTTGCCGTTTCAGATGATGTTTTTAATCAATTAGAAGATCTAGAATTAAATGTTAGAAGAATAGCTGGAGCAAACCGCTATGAAACAGCTGCTAATATTGCACTTGAAATTGGTTCAAATGCAGATTCGGCAATTTTAATAAATGGAGAAGCTTTTGCTGACGGAACTGCTGTCGCTTCTTTTGCCGCACAACTAGGTTACCCAATCTTATTTACAAAGAAGGACATATTACCTGTTGAAACGTCCAATATCATTGATGGACTAACTAACATTATAGCAGTTGGTGGTACTGATGTTATTTCAGATGAGTTGCTTGGACAGCTACCAAATAAAACTAGAATTGATGGAAAAAATCGATTTGATACTGCAATAGAAGTAATAAAACACTTCGGTTATGAAAAACATACAGCATATGTTGCAAATGGATTTGGATTTGCTGATGCTTTGACTGGCTCCGTTTTGGCAGCTAAGCATGACTCTCCGATTATCCTTGTCTCTTCTTCAAGTATCCCAGAAGAAGTAAGTAATTACTTATCTCAGAAGATTATTACAGAATATATTTTCTTCGGTGGTAGTTCAGCAATAGAAGATAGTTTATTAATAGATATCTTGCAATAA
- the prfB gene encoding peptide chain release factor 2 (programmed frameshift), which translates to MELVEIKQELTKLEKRINEFRGSLDLDAKKTRIEELEEKMSAANFWDDQQAAQTVINEANDLKDKVGQFSDLADAYENLEVSYELVKEEADEDLEKELVKELLVLTKEMNEFELALLLSEPYDKNNAILELHPGAGGTESQDWASMLLRMYTRWAERKGYKVETIDYLPGDEAGVKSVTLLIKGHNAYGYLKAEKGVHRLVRISPFDSSGRRHTSFVSCEVVPEFNDEVEIEVRTEDIKVDTYRASGAGGQHINTTDSAVRITHLPTNTVVQCQTQRSQIKNREQAMKMLKAKLYQKKIEEQQAELNEIRGEQKEIGWGSQIRSYVFHPYSMVKDHRTSVEVGNVNSVMDGELDPFIDGYLRSKINR; encoded by the exons GTGGAACTTGTGGAAATTAAGCAAGAGTTAACGAAATTAGAAAAACGAATAAATGAATTTAGGGGGTCTCTT GACCTCGATGCAAAAAAAACTCGAATTGAAGAATTAGAAGAAAAAATGTCGGCAGCAAACTTCTGGGATGACCAGCAAGCTGCGCAGACAGTTATTAATGAAGCGAATGACTTGAAAGATAAAGTCGGGCAATTTTCTGACTTAGCTGATGCATACGAAAATTTAGAAGTTTCTTATGAACTAGTTAAAGAAGAAGCGGATGAAGATCTTGAGAAGGAATTAGTAAAAGAATTATTAGTGCTAACGAAAGAAATGAATGAGTTTGAACTAGCTCTTCTATTAAGTGAGCCATATGATAAAAATAATGCAATTCTCGAACTTCACCCTGGTGCAGGTGGTACTGAGTCACAAGACTGGGCATCGATGTTATTACGTATGTACACTCGTTGGGCTGAACGAAAAGGCTATAAAGTGGAAACAATTGATTATTTGCCAGGTGATGAAGCTGGAGTAAAGAGTGTGACATTATTAATAAAAGGACATAATGCATACGGATACTTAAAAGCAGAGAAAGGCGTTCATCGTTTAGTCCGAATCTCACCTTTCGACTCTTCAGGTAGACGTCATACGTCATTTGTATCATGTGAAGTTGTCCCAGAGTTCAATGATGAAGTGGAAATTGAAGTACGTACAGAAGATATTAAAGTAGATACGTATCGTGCGAGTGGTGCTGGTGGTCAGCACATTAACACGACGGATTCAGCTGTCCGTATTACACATCTACCAACAAATACAGTAGTGCAATGTCAAACACAGCGCTCGCAAATTAAAAATCGTGAACAAGCGATGAAAATGCTTAAAGCTAAGCTTTATCAGAAGAAGATTGAAGAACAACAAGCAGAACTAAATGAAATTCGTGGTGAGCAGAAGGAAATTGGCTGGGGAAGTCAAATCCGCTCTTATGTTTTCCACCCTTACTCAATGGTAAAAGACCATCGCACAAGCGTTGAAGTTGGTAATGTCAATAGTGTTATGGATGGAGAATTAGACCCGTTTATAGATGGTTATTTACGTTCTAAAATTAATAGATAA
- a CDS encoding YitT family protein — MTRDRRKTYVMNPKLEKVLEYFYVLLGSAFVAVAFNIFLLPNKVASGGVSGISTILDWTVGWDPALVQATLNIPLFFAGVFFLGRAFGLKSLVGTLFLPLVVKLTENIEPATTDPLLGALFGGIGVGLGLGIVFRGKASTGGVDLAAQILHKFTGISLGLSVALIDGLIVISSGFAFGIEQALYALIGLYVTGKTIDLVQMGLGYAKTAMIITDKEDEVRKGIFKEVNRGVTSVSGTGGYTEDKRPILLCVVDQKEVTKLKQTVKKIDPSAFVIVMNASEVLGEGFKRA; from the coding sequence ATGACTCGAGACAGAAGAAAGACATATGTGATGAATCCAAAACTAGAAAAAGTATTGGAATACTTTTATGTATTATTAGGTTCAGCATTCGTCGCTGTAGCGTTTAACATTTTTTTATTACCTAATAAAGTAGCTTCCGGTGGAGTTAGTGGAATTAGTACAATTTTGGACTGGACAGTTGGTTGGGACCCTGCATTAGTTCAGGCAACATTAAACATCCCGCTATTTTTTGCAGGTGTTTTCTTTTTAGGAAGAGCATTCGGCTTAAAATCATTAGTTGGAACATTATTTTTACCTTTAGTCGTTAAGTTGACGGAAAATATTGAACCAGCAACTACTGATCCGTTATTAGGAGCTCTGTTTGGTGGTATTGGAGTTGGACTTGGACTTGGAATCGTTTTTAGAGGAAAAGCTTCGACAGGTGGCGTTGATTTAGCTGCTCAAATTTTGCATAAATTTACTGGTATATCACTCGGTTTGAGTGTCGCATTAATTGATGGTTTAATCGTAATTTCGTCAGGTTTTGCATTTGGTATTGAACAAGCGCTATATGCGTTAATTGGACTATATGTTACAGGAAAAACGATAGACTTAGTGCAAATGGGCTTAGGCTATGCAAAAACGGCGATGATTATTACGGATAAAGAGGATGAAGTACGAAAAGGTATCTTTAAAGAAGTAAATCGTGGGGTTACTTCTGTATCTGGTACAGGTGGATATACTGAAGACAAACGACCTATTCTATTATGTGTAGTAGACCAGAAGGAAGTTACAAAGTTGAAGCAAACCGTAAAGAAAATCGATCCTTCCGCTTTTGTCATTGTGATGAATGCTTCGGAAGTACTTGGAGAAGGATTTAAACGTGCATAA